One part of the Zymomonas mobilis subsp. pomaceae ATCC 29192 genome encodes these proteins:
- a CDS encoding LysR family transcriptional regulator, which yields MRHLPDFEAWAIFAKVAETNSFSKAAIALGLSKGTVSKAISRLEERMGTSLLHRTSRHLSLTESGRVALTRATHLLKEGEAIEAEVSEDANNPYGVVRIASPISFGIQALGPILPEFLAQYPQVGIDLHLSDSRVDVIAEGFDIALRMGDLPDSSLRARRLFSIRRPVVAARSYLDQYGRPSHPRELSNHEAIIYSHIEHPHIWRFNHPDAGRVEVKVDGRVHVDNGDVAMGPLLAGIGIACQPEFFIWQALRDGILEELFPEWTIAPYGMFLLTPPGRARPARVRALLNFLAQRFQKTPWVVGKMERHWWNELHPHIE from the coding sequence ATGCGTCACCTGCCTGATTTTGAAGCATGGGCCATTTTTGCAAAAGTTGCCGAAACCAATTCATTTTCAAAGGCAGCGATTGCATTAGGCCTTTCGAAAGGTACTGTGTCCAAAGCGATTTCCCGCCTTGAAGAACGGATGGGAACCTCTCTTTTGCATCGAACATCCCGCCATCTTTCTCTAACCGAAAGTGGCCGTGTTGCGCTGACACGCGCCACGCATCTTCTTAAAGAAGGTGAGGCGATTGAAGCAGAAGTTTCGGAAGACGCTAATAACCCCTATGGCGTAGTAAGGATTGCTTCCCCTATTTCTTTTGGTATTCAAGCGTTAGGGCCTATATTACCTGAATTTCTAGCCCAATATCCCCAGGTGGGAATAGATCTGCATTTAAGCGATTCAAGAGTAGATGTTATCGCAGAAGGCTTTGATATTGCCTTACGAATGGGTGATTTACCGGATTCTTCTTTACGGGCAAGACGCTTGTTTTCAATAAGGCGGCCTGTTGTCGCCGCGCGTTCCTATCTGGATCAGTATGGAAGGCCAAGTCACCCACGTGAGTTGAGTAACCATGAAGCTATTATCTATTCCCATATTGAACATCCCCATATCTGGCGTTTCAACCATCCCGATGCAGGCCGAGTCGAAGTGAAAGTGGACGGACGGGTTCACGTCGATAACGGGGATGTGGCGATGGGCCCTCTGTTGGCAGGAATCGGCATCGCCTGTCAGCCAGAATTTTTTATCTGGCAAGCGCTACGTGATGGCATATTGGAAGAATTATTTCCTGAATGGACGATTGCCCCCTACGGTATGTTTTTATTGACACCGCCGGGTAGAGCGCGTCCAGCAAGGGTTCGCGCTTTGTTGAATTTTTTAGCACAGCGCTTTCAGAAAACACCTTGGGTTGTGGGTAAAATGGAACGCCACTGGTGGAATGAACTTCACCCCCATATTGAGTAA
- the trpE gene encoding anthranilate synthase component I gives MISKTAVKENDGSASDELALNRLNQGQPALIWRKRIADTETPVSVMLRAHKPERGDFLLESVEGGATRGRYSFIGLAPDLVFRAFGNKAEINRNWLHDQDDFEPIPEDALTAMRQLVASCQMDVPADLPSAISCLVGYFSYETVGLVENLPRPEIDPLNVPDMLFVRPTLFLIFDQLTDALYLISPVWPETKGTAKQKISDALKSIDDMLVLLAKPVPNLEAVKVDALPEIKRVMTPEAYEAMVIRAKEYIKAGDIFQIVPAQRFTIDFPLPPMALYRALRRINPSPFLYFLDLPGFSLIGSSPEILVRVRENEVTIRPLAGTRPRGRNAAEDMANRDSLLKDPKERAEHLMLLDLGRNDVGRVSKAGSVKVTDSFSIEYYSHVMHMVSNVVGQLRPEKDALDALFAGFPAGTVSGAPKVRACEIIAELEPETRGPYSGGVGYFAPDGSMDSCIVLRTAILKDGLLHIKAGAGIVADSDPASEQRECEAKAGALIAAAREAFLQNELLMNKDSKI, from the coding sequence GTGATATCTAAAACGGCGGTTAAGGAAAATGATGGTAGTGCCAGTGATGAGCTGGCACTCAACAGGCTAAATCAAGGTCAGCCCGCGTTGATCTGGCGTAAACGTATTGCGGATACCGAAACACCTGTCAGTGTTATGCTCCGCGCGCATAAACCGGAACGCGGTGATTTTCTATTGGAGTCTGTCGAGGGCGGCGCCACACGCGGGCGATATTCTTTTATCGGTCTCGCTCCGGATTTAGTATTCCGTGCCTTTGGCAATAAGGCTGAAATCAATCGCAACTGGCTACATGATCAGGATGATTTTGAACCGATTCCAGAAGATGCTTTGACGGCGATGCGTCAATTAGTAGCCTCCTGTCAAATGGACGTGCCTGCTGATTTACCTTCAGCAATCAGTTGTCTTGTGGGGTATTTTTCTTATGAAACCGTAGGGTTAGTAGAAAATCTTCCAAGACCAGAAATAGACCCTTTAAATGTGCCGGATATGCTGTTTGTTCGGCCAACTTTGTTTCTGATTTTTGATCAGTTAACAGATGCGTTATATCTAATTTCCCCTGTGTGGCCGGAAACAAAGGGTACCGCCAAGCAAAAGATTTCTGATGCGCTGAAATCTATTGACGATATGCTCGTGTTATTAGCCAAACCTGTGCCGAATTTAGAAGCTGTAAAGGTTGACGCTTTACCTGAAATCAAGCGGGTAATGACACCAGAAGCCTATGAGGCAATGGTAATCCGTGCCAAAGAATACATTAAGGCGGGTGATATTTTCCAGATCGTCCCCGCTCAGCGTTTTACCATTGATTTCCCGCTACCGCCGATGGCGCTTTATCGTGCTCTTCGACGGATTAATCCTTCTCCTTTTCTTTATTTTTTAGATTTACCCGGATTCTCTCTCATCGGTTCTAGCCCTGAAATTTTAGTCAGAGTGAGAGAGAACGAAGTGACTATCCGTCCCTTAGCGGGTACCCGTCCCCGAGGGCGTAATGCCGCTGAAGATATGGCAAATCGTGACTCTTTATTAAAAGATCCCAAAGAACGTGCCGAGCATTTGATGCTTTTAGACCTTGGCCGCAATGATGTGGGGCGTGTTTCCAAAGCTGGAAGCGTGAAGGTAACGGATTCTTTCAGTATAGAATATTACAGCCATGTCATGCATATGGTCTCTAATGTGGTAGGGCAATTAAGACCCGAAAAAGACGCATTAGATGCGCTTTTCGCAGGCTTCCCTGCTGGTACTGTTTCAGGTGCGCCCAAAGTGCGCGCTTGTGAGATTATCGCGGAATTGGAACCTGAAACACGGGGACCTTATTCAGGCGGTGTCGGTTATTTCGCACCCGATGGTTCTATGGATAGCTGTATTGTTTTAAGAACCGCTATTCTGAAAGATGGCCTGCTTCATATTAAAGCCGGTGCTGGAATTGTTGCCGACAGTGATCCGGCTTCTGAACAAAGGGAATGTGAAGCCAAAGCCGGGGCCTTAATTGCGGCCGCGCGCGAAGCATTTTTACAAAACGAATTGCTTATGAACAAAGATTCAAAAATATAA
- a CDS encoding peptidylprolyl isomerase, which yields MFAFFRRMTKSWFAMLIFGIVILAFIFTGVFGGFSRFGGGTENSGEGGSIATFGRKKLSAAEAYDYVRRDYLSMRQQNPSIDVATFVATGGILRSVNGYIAAKAMSFWAEKNGVGISRRMVDGEIASIPVFIGVNGKFDQKLFDAVLAQQHMRPEQLRADVAEDIVRRQVLLPLVSGLKTPAAMAAPFARMLVQRHEGMVLAIPASALPPSDKMPDDKAVSDFYKSNIDRYTLPERRVIRYALLQPENILPSESQISTYFREHAAEYGASEKRILSQIILPDKAAAEALLAKIHGGMNFVAAAKTAGFSPEDIHLGALSKEQYTERASAEAANAAFGLAEGAVSNVLRSPLGWHIVHVDSIQRKPASTLDQVRGDITRQLSETLTAKQLASRINHIQDNISNGNGFSDIVHKEKLEAAQTPALTKAAVDPEHPDWQPDSTVKSLVGPAFDNGSNNEPFVVTIMQDKLYAIATVDHVTAPTPQPLNRIKDRVIADIRHSEMAEKSHNLAEELLKKAKAGMPLPELAAQAGVKLPPATPLAFRQIDLSRFQQSLPPAIIRFFEMKPGEVRLVAAPDESGWMLLKMDRLVSSDPEKEQGLITAVQNQFQNMMTGDIAEQFSSAVMQQSSVSINQTALMQLEKRFLNNGGGAQ from the coding sequence ATGTTTGCTTTTTTTCGCCGCATGACCAAAAGTTGGTTTGCCATGCTTATTTTCGGCATCGTCATCCTTGCTTTTATTTTTACAGGTGTATTTGGTGGCTTTAGTCGATTTGGCGGAGGTACAGAAAATAGCGGAGAAGGGGGCAGTATAGCGACCTTCGGCAGGAAAAAACTTTCGGCTGCCGAGGCGTATGATTATGTCCGCCGCGATTACCTTTCTATGCGTCAACAAAATCCATCTATTGATGTTGCTACCTTTGTTGCGACAGGGGGCATCCTTCGTTCTGTTAATGGATATATAGCGGCCAAAGCAATGAGCTTTTGGGCTGAAAAAAATGGCGTTGGGATCAGCCGCCGTATGGTTGATGGTGAAATCGCCAGTATTCCTGTTTTTATCGGCGTTAATGGTAAATTTGATCAGAAGCTATTCGATGCCGTTCTGGCACAGCAGCATATGCGGCCTGAACAATTGCGGGCAGATGTCGCCGAAGATATAGTTCGTCGTCAGGTTTTACTGCCTCTTGTATCGGGGTTAAAAACACCGGCGGCTATGGCTGCACCTTTTGCCCGTATGTTAGTGCAGCGCCATGAAGGTATGGTGCTCGCCATTCCGGCATCCGCGCTTCCGCCTTCTGATAAAATGCCGGATGATAAAGCAGTATCGGATTTTTATAAAAGCAATATTGATCGTTATACGCTGCCAGAACGGCGCGTTATACGCTATGCCTTATTGCAACCCGAAAATATTTTACCCAGTGAATCCCAAATTTCGACTTATTTTCGTGAGCATGCTGCCGAATATGGGGCCAGTGAAAAACGAATTTTAAGTCAGATTATTTTACCCGATAAAGCCGCAGCAGAAGCCTTACTTGCAAAAATCCATGGCGGCATGAACTTTGTGGCAGCGGCAAAAACAGCCGGTTTTTCACCCGAAGATATTCATCTTGGGGCGCTTTCAAAAGAACAATATACAGAACGGGCTTCGGCTGAAGCGGCTAATGCCGCCTTTGGCCTCGCTGAAGGGGCTGTTAGCAATGTTCTGCGTTCTCCCTTGGGATGGCATATCGTCCATGTCGATAGCATTCAGCGTAAACCGGCTTCTACCTTGGATCAGGTTCGGGGTGATATTACACGTCAGCTTTCTGAAACGCTGACCGCTAAACAGTTAGCGAGCAGAATTAACCATATTCAGGATAACATTTCTAATGGGAATGGTTTTTCCGATATTGTGCATAAGGAAAAATTAGAGGCTGCTCAAACACCCGCTTTGACCAAAGCGGCGGTTGATCCCGAACATCCGGATTGGCAACCAGACTCAACGGTCAAAAGTCTTGTTGGCCCTGCTTTCGACAATGGCAGCAATAATGAGCCCTTTGTGGTTACAATCATGCAAGATAAGCTTTATGCTATAGCGACCGTTGATCATGTAACCGCGCCAACACCGCAACCGCTTAATCGCATAAAAGATCGGGTCATTGCCGATATTCGCCATAGTGAAATGGCTGAAAAATCGCATAATCTGGCTGAAGAGTTGTTGAAAAAAGCTAAGGCTGGAATGCCTTTACCTGAATTGGCAGCGCAGGCTGGGGTTAAGTTACCCCCTGCCACGCCTTTGGCTTTCAGACAGATTGACCTAAGTCGTTTTCAGCAATCTTTACCCCCTGCTATCATTCGTTTTTTCGAAATGAAACCGGGAGAAGTGCGTTTGGTTGCGGCTCCTGATGAGAGTGGGTGGATGTTATTAAAAATGGATCGACTTGTCAGTTCAGATCCTGAAAAAGAGCAGGGCTTGATTACCGCTGTTCAAAATCAGTTCCAGAATATGATGACCGGTGACATTGCAGAACAATTCTCTAGCGCTGTTATGCAGCAGTCATCCGTTTCGATTAATCAAACCGCCCTTATGCAGCTTGAAAAACGCTTTCTGAATAATGGAGGCGGTGCACAGTGA
- the tpiA gene encoding triose-phosphate isomerase: MTIRKLIAGNWKMNGSLGMLHELDDIAQATFKHPELDVVLCPSFTLIAPAIGRQPDMTFGAQDCHYDESGSHTGCVSAPMLREVGASYVIVGHSERRMEQNETNEEIRAKTITAMANGLITIVCIGESRAAHASGQALPIIGAQLDGCIPTDATSESLVVAYEPIWAIGTGHTPPPENIAEMHASIRDRLCLLLGSEGKKVRILYGGSVTGKNAAELLSIPEVNGTLVGGASLTAKQFVPIIEAGASVVA, encoded by the coding sequence ATGACGATACGCAAGCTAATCGCCGGTAACTGGAAAATGAACGGCTCACTAGGGATGCTCCACGAACTGGACGATATAGCTCAAGCTACATTTAAACATCCAGAACTTGATGTTGTGCTTTGTCCTTCTTTTACGCTGATTGCGCCTGCTATTGGTCGTCAGCCAGATATGACCTTTGGGGCACAAGATTGCCATTATGATGAGAGTGGCTCTCATACAGGGTGTGTGTCGGCTCCGATGTTAAGAGAAGTTGGGGCTAGCTATGTTATCGTTGGTCATAGCGAGCGCCGTATGGAACAAAATGAAACTAATGAAGAAATCCGTGCCAAGACCATTACAGCAATGGCCAATGGATTAATCACGATCGTTTGTATCGGAGAGTCTCGGGCAGCGCATGCGTCCGGTCAAGCCCTTCCTATTATCGGCGCACAATTGGACGGATGTATTCCCACTGATGCCACGAGTGAAAGTCTGGTTGTGGCTTATGAGCCCATTTGGGCTATTGGAACAGGTCATACACCCCCGCCTGAAAATATAGCAGAAATGCATGCCTCGATTCGAGATCGATTATGTCTGTTATTAGGCAGTGAAGGTAAAAAAGTCCGTATTTTATATGGGGGGTCTGTTACGGGTAAAAATGCAGCCGAACTTCTTAGCATTCCCGAGGTCAATGGGACCCTGGTAGGGGGGGCCAGTTTAACGGCAAAGCAATTTGTTCCAATTATCGAGGCGGGTGCCTCTGTGGTGGCTTGA
- the secG gene encoding preprotein translocase subunit SecG, translating to MLFTILIVVQALVATALVTVILMQQSEGSGITGGGNPGGLMSASGAANFLTRSTGALAGLFVVLSITLAALASVQNAAPEIDTSLAHRPVSTQNASSNSAQQPTQPAVPLADQPASPTTSTSHK from the coding sequence ATGTTGTTTACTATTCTTATAGTCGTTCAGGCCTTGGTCGCAACGGCATTAGTCACCGTTATCCTGATGCAACAATCAGAAGGTAGCGGCATCACGGGTGGCGGAAATCCGGGTGGTCTTATGTCAGCCAGCGGGGCGGCTAATTTTCTGACGCGCTCCACCGGGGCTTTAGCCGGTCTTTTTGTCGTATTATCCATTACACTTGCGGCTTTAGCGAGCGTTCAGAATGCTGCGCCAGAAATTGATACATCGCTTGCACATAGACCGGTTTCTACTCAGAATGCCTCCTCTAATTCAGCGCAACAACCGACTCAACCGGCGGTACCTCTTGCGGATCAACCCGCCTCACCGACTACATCTACTTCCCATAAATAA
- a CDS encoding CTP synthase: MARFIFITGGVVSSLGKGLMAASLAALLQERGFRVRIRKFDPYLNVDPGTMSPYQHGEVYVTDDGAETDLDLGHYERFSGVPSRRSDNITSGRIYQTIIAKERRGDYLGATVQVIPHVTDAIKEFARDETDDLDFVLCEIGGTVGDIESLPFIEAIRQLRNDLGRGNAVFVHLTLVPYIAAAGELKTKPTQHSVRDLTSFGIQPDVLVCRTEHPLPDSERSKIALFCNVPKEAVIPALDAKSIYDVPLHYHAEGLDRAVLSAFGLNIETPLELSRWKEISTRLANPEGEVTIGVVGKYVGLQDAYKSLHEALVHGGIANRVRVNIVWLDAEMFEGDNAAASDALSSLHAILVPGGFGERGSEGKIAAVKFAREHKVPFFGICLGMQMACIEGARNTAGLINASSSEFGPSKEPVIGLITEWEKDGQREKRAADTDLGGTMRLGAYSAVLKAGSQVAEIYNSREITERHRHRYEVNIHYQKPLEAGGLIFSGMSPDGLLPEIVERPDHPWFVGVQFHPELKSKPFDPHPLFASFVAAALRQSRLV, from the coding sequence ATGGCGCGGTTTATATTTATCACCGGCGGCGTGGTGTCGTCACTCGGCAAAGGTCTGATGGCGGCCAGTTTAGCTGCTCTCTTGCAGGAACGAGGCTTTAGAGTCCGTATCCGAAAATTCGATCCCTATCTCAATGTTGATCCCGGCACGATGAGCCCTTATCAACATGGAGAGGTCTATGTTACGGATGACGGGGCAGAAACCGATCTTGATCTTGGGCATTATGAACGTTTTTCGGGCGTTCCTTCCAGACGGTCGGATAATATTACATCCGGACGTATCTATCAGACCATTATCGCCAAAGAACGACGGGGCGACTATTTAGGCGCAACGGTTCAGGTAATTCCCCATGTCACGGATGCTATTAAAGAATTTGCACGAGACGAAACCGATGATCTCGATTTTGTTTTATGTGAAATCGGCGGCACAGTGGGCGACATTGAGTCTTTGCCTTTTATCGAAGCTATTCGACAACTGAGAAATGATCTTGGTCGCGGAAACGCGGTTTTTGTCCATCTTACCTTAGTGCCCTATATCGCTGCTGCGGGTGAACTCAAAACCAAGCCAACCCAACATAGCGTTCGCGATCTTACAAGCTTCGGTATTCAACCCGATGTCTTAGTCTGTCGTACCGAGCATCCGCTTCCCGATAGTGAGCGTTCTAAAATAGCCCTTTTCTGCAATGTACCTAAAGAGGCAGTTATTCCGGCACTGGATGCCAAAAGTATCTATGACGTGCCTTTGCATTATCATGCAGAAGGTCTGGATAGAGCAGTCTTGTCTGCTTTTGGCCTCAATATCGAAACACCGTTAGAATTATCTCGTTGGAAAGAAATTTCCACTCGTCTTGCCAATCCCGAAGGTGAAGTGACAATCGGGGTGGTTGGTAAATATGTTGGCTTGCAAGATGCTTATAAATCTTTGCATGAAGCCCTTGTCCACGGCGGAATCGCTAACCGTGTAAGAGTGAATATCGTCTGGCTGGATGCCGAAATGTTTGAAGGCGATAATGCAGCGGCCTCAGATGCCCTCTCATCCCTTCATGCCATTCTTGTTCCGGGTGGATTTGGTGAACGCGGTTCTGAAGGTAAAATTGCAGCCGTTAAGTTCGCGCGTGAGCACAAAGTGCCTTTCTTCGGTATTTGCCTGGGCATGCAAATGGCTTGCATCGAAGGGGCTCGAAATACAGCAGGGCTTATTAATGCCTCTAGTAGTGAATTCGGGCCTTCTAAAGAACCGGTGATCGGCCTGATTACGGAATGGGAAAAAGATGGTCAGCGTGAAAAACGCGCCGCCGATACCGACCTTGGGGGCACGATGCGCCTTGGTGCTTATTCCGCTGTTCTAAAAGCAGGTAGCCAAGTAGCAGAAATCTATAATAGCCGTGAAATTACAGAACGCCATCGTCATCGCTATGAAGTCAATATTCATTATCAAAAACCACTGGAAGCGGGGGGGTTAATTTTTTCAGGTATGTCGCCAGATGGTTTATTACCTGAAATTGTCGAACGTCCTGACCATCCGTGGTTTGTCGGGGTTCAATTCCACCCTGAGCTTAAATCAAAGCCGTTTGATCCCCATCCTTTATTTGCTAGTTTCGTAGCCGCGGCTCTACGCCAAAGTCGACTAGTTTAA